In Bradyrhizobium lablabi, one DNA window encodes the following:
- a CDS encoding class I SAM-dependent methyltransferase codes for MSNDASFIGNIPRYYDEGLGPLIFVDYATEIAQRVAAGNPARVLETAAGTGIVTRKLRDALPAGTQLTATDLNPPMLEVARAKFRAGERVEFQPADAVALPFGDASFDAVVCQFGVMFFPDKPKSFSEVYRLLRPGGRYLFSVWDSHRYNPFGRIAHQVAGSFFPADPPQFYNVPFSCHQIDPIKEFLIEAGFTGINAAVVSLDKAIPDTAKFARAAVYGNPLVDQIRTRGGVEPERVVEALLGEYRREFGADPGRMPLQAIFFSATKPS; via the coding sequence ATGAGCAACGACGCGAGTTTCATCGGCAATATCCCGCGGTATTACGATGAAGGCCTCGGGCCGCTGATCTTCGTGGATTATGCCACCGAGATCGCGCAACGCGTCGCCGCGGGCAATCCGGCGCGGGTGCTGGAGACGGCCGCCGGCACCGGCATCGTCACGCGAAAGTTGCGCGACGCATTGCCCGCCGGCACGCAGCTGACGGCCACCGATCTCAATCCGCCGATGCTGGAGGTCGCGCGTGCCAAGTTTCGCGCCGGCGAGCGGGTCGAGTTCCAGCCTGCCGATGCCGTGGCACTTCCGTTTGGGGATGCAAGCTTCGATGCCGTCGTGTGCCAGTTCGGCGTGATGTTCTTTCCGGACAAACCAAAATCCTTTTCCGAGGTTTATCGCTTGCTCAGGCCCGGCGGCCGCTATCTGTTCAGCGTCTGGGACTCACATCGCTATAACCCATTCGGTCGCATCGCCCATCAGGTTGCGGGAAGCTTTTTCCCCGCCGACCCGCCTCAGTTCTACAACGTGCCGTTCTCCTGCCATCAGATAGATCCCATCAAGGAATTTTTGATCGAGGCCGGCTTTACCGGCATCAACGCTGCCGTGGTAAGTCTGGACAAGGCGATTCCTGACACGGCAAAATTCGCGCGCGCGGCGGTCTATGGTAATCCGCTCGTCGATCAGATCAGGACGCGAGGCGGCGTCGAGCCGGAACGTGTCGTCGAGGCGCTGCTGGGCGAATATCGCCGCGAATTCGGCGCCGATCCCGGACGCATGCCGCTTCAGGCGATCTTTTTTTCCGCGACGAAGCCATCGTGA
- a CDS encoding alpha/beta fold hydrolase → MQTLSVNGYDMAYLDVGNGPPLVCVHGSLCDFRIWSAVLGPLSRKHRVIAVSLRHFFPEHWDGIGDTYSIAQHTDDMIGFIEKLDAGPVDLMGHSRGGHVSFRVAQRRPDLLRKLILAEPGGELDATLDPAFKPGPSPLAARVAASADKIAGGDVEGGLTMFFDAIEGPGAWARLPATPKQQLRDNAFTLIGQSRDKRPPFSKLDAEAIKMPTLFVGGANTKGALPKVLHTLAANVKGSKTAMIPNTTHPMFEQAPQKFSEIVLEFLGS, encoded by the coding sequence ATGCAAACGCTAAGCGTCAACGGATACGACATGGCCTATCTCGATGTCGGGAACGGCCCGCCGCTGGTGTGCGTGCACGGTTCGCTGTGCGATTTCCGGATCTGGTCGGCGGTGCTCGGTCCGCTGAGCCGAAAGCATCGGGTGATCGCGGTGTCGTTGCGGCACTTCTTTCCCGAGCATTGGGACGGCATCGGTGACACCTATTCGATCGCGCAGCACACCGACGACATGATCGGCTTTATCGAGAAGCTTGACGCCGGCCCGGTCGACCTGATGGGACATTCCCGCGGCGGGCATGTCTCGTTCCGCGTCGCGCAGCGGCGGCCTGATTTACTGCGAAAACTAATTCTGGCCGAACCCGGTGGCGAGCTGGATGCCACGCTCGATCCGGCATTCAAGCCGGGCCCCTCGCCGCTAGCCGCGAGGGTTGCGGCCTCCGCCGACAAGATCGCAGGCGGCGATGTCGAGGGCGGGCTGACGATGTTCTTCGACGCGATCGAGGGCCCGGGCGCGTGGGCGCGGCTGCCGGCGACCCCAAAACAGCAATTGCGCGACAATGCCTTCACCCTGATCGGCCAGAGCCGCGACAAGCGTCCGCCATTTTCGAAGCTGGATGCCGAGGCGATCAAGATGCCGACACTGTTCGTCGGCGGCGCCAACACCAAGGGCGCGCTGCCCAAGGTGCTGCATACGCTTGCCGCGAACGTGAAGGGTTCGAAGACCGCGATGATCCCCAACACCACGCATCCGATGTTCGAACAGGCGCCGCAGAAATTCAGCGAGATCGTGCTGGAGTTTTTGGGGTCATAG
- a CDS encoding methylated-DNA--[protein]-cysteine S-methyltransferase yields MTDQQFTIFDTAIGRCGIAWGPRGINAVQLPMGSEDKTRARIRQRYGDIAEAPPPNEVQHAIDGIVELLAGKPNDLADVVLDLDGVPEFHRGVYDIARSIPPGKTMTYGDIAKRLGGVELSRDVGQALGRNPCPIVVPCHRVLAAGGKPGGFSANGGVATKLKMLAIEGAVVNHTPNLFE; encoded by the coding sequence ATGACCGACCAACAGTTTACAATATTCGACACCGCGATCGGCCGCTGCGGCATCGCCTGGGGACCGCGCGGCATCAATGCGGTGCAACTGCCGATGGGCAGCGAGGACAAGACCCGCGCCCGCATCCGCCAGCGCTATGGCGATATCGCCGAGGCGCCGCCGCCTAACGAAGTTCAACATGCGATCGACGGGATCGTCGAATTGCTCGCGGGCAAGCCGAACGATCTCGCCGACGTCGTGCTCGATCTCGACGGCGTTCCCGAGTTCCATCGCGGGGTCTACGACATCGCGCGCAGCATCCCGCCGGGCAAGACCATGACCTATGGCGACATTGCAAAACGGCTCGGCGGCGTCGAATTGTCACGCGATGTCGGCCAGGCGCTCGGGCGCAATCCCTGTCCGATTGTGGTGCCCTGTCACCGCGTGCTCGCCGCCGGCGGCAAGCCCGGCGGCTTCTCCGCCAATGGCGGCGTCGCCACCAAGCTCAAGATGCTGGCGATCGAGGGCGCGGTCGTGAACCACACGCCGAATTTGTTCGAGTGA
- a CDS encoding MBL fold metallo-hydrolase, which produces MSLKLTVGDLTIHRIIEQETTFLPALDLLPALTPDLLAENRPWMREAGAIDAEDVLILCFQSYVVKTPHHTILVDSCIGNDKPRPLRPKWNMKTDDTFMRGLAAAGFSVRDIDFVMCTHLHVDHVGWNTRLENGRWVPTFPNARYVFGKREFDYWAEQHSKTPVPPFGDSVLPVVEAKRAEIVRDDYAIGDHARILPTPGHTPGHVAFTFGRGKDAAVFSGDLMHSPLQTRYPELSAKFDVDQVQAATTRRNFMERFCDTDTLCCTAHFPSPSTGRIRRKGDGFSCEAV; this is translated from the coding sequence ATGAGTCTCAAACTCACGGTCGGCGATCTCACCATTCATCGCATCATCGAGCAGGAGACCACTTTCCTGCCCGCGCTGGACCTGCTGCCCGCGCTCACGCCGGATCTGCTCGCGGAGAACAGGCCGTGGATGCGAGAGGCCGGCGCGATCGATGCCGAAGACGTGCTGATCCTGTGTTTCCAGTCCTACGTCGTGAAGACGCCGCATCACACCATCCTGGTCGACAGCTGCATCGGCAACGACAAGCCGCGGCCGCTGCGCCCGAAATGGAACATGAAAACCGACGACACCTTTATGCGCGGGCTGGCGGCGGCGGGCTTTTCCGTTCGCGATATCGATTTCGTGATGTGCACGCATCTGCATGTCGATCACGTCGGGTGGAACACGCGGCTGGAAAACGGCCGTTGGGTGCCGACCTTCCCGAACGCGCGGTATGTATTCGGCAAACGCGAATTCGACTACTGGGCCGAGCAGCACTCGAAAACTCCGGTGCCGCCGTTCGGCGACAGCGTGCTGCCGGTGGTCGAGGCCAAGCGGGCAGAAATTGTGCGCGACGATTATGCGATCGGCGACCACGCGCGCATCCTGCCGACGCCGGGCCACACGCCGGGACATGTCGCCTTCACGTTCGGCCGCGGTAAAGACGCCGCCGTGTTCAGCGGCGATTTGATGCATTCGCCGCTGCAGACGCGTTATCCGGAGCTGTCGGCGAAATTCGATGTCGATCAGGTGCAGGCGGCTACGACGCGGCGCAATTTCATGGAACGTTTCTGCGATACCGATACGCTGTGCTGCACCGCGCATTTCCCCTCGCCCTCAACGGGAAGAATCCGCCGCAAGGGCGATGGCTTTTCGTGTGAGGCGGTCTAG
- a CDS encoding glutathione S-transferase family protein, with the protein MKLTFSPASPFARKVRIAAIELGLIDKIEFVTTSVAPGQPNEEYSRITPLKKLPVLILDNGEVILDSYVMTEYFDELAGGGKLIPASGPARWKVKSDHSLLQGMLDSMLLCRYENMVRPEPLRWKAWSDDHWNRAWQGMARFENQAEMLARPFDIAQIGLVCVLGYADFRFPDCGWRKAYPKLDAFHEKMLARPSVKISAPPPA; encoded by the coding sequence ATGAAACTCACATTCTCCCCGGCCTCACCATTCGCCCGCAAGGTGCGCATTGCCGCGATCGAACTCGGCCTGATCGATAAGATCGAATTCGTTACGACGTCCGTCGCGCCGGGCCAGCCCAACGAAGAATATTCGCGCATCACGCCCTTGAAGAAATTGCCGGTGTTGATCCTCGACAATGGCGAGGTGATCCTGGATTCCTACGTCATGACGGAATATTTCGACGAACTAGCCGGTGGCGGAAAATTGATTCCGGCCTCTGGCCCGGCACGCTGGAAGGTCAAGAGCGACCATTCGCTGCTGCAGGGCATGCTCGATTCCATGCTGCTGTGCCGCTATGAGAACATGGTGCGACCGGAGCCGCTGCGCTGGAAGGCCTGGTCGGACGATCATTGGAACCGCGCCTGGCAAGGCATGGCGCGCTTCGAGAACCAGGCCGAGATGCTGGCGCGGCCGTTCGATATCGCGCAGATTGGCCTCGTTTGCGTGCTCGGCTATGCCGATTTCCGCTTTCCCGATTGCGGCTGGCGCAAGGCCTATCCGAAGCTCGATGCGTTCCATGAGAAAATGCTGGCGCGGCCTTCGGTGAAGATTTCAGCACCGCCGCCGGCGTAA
- a CDS encoding fumarylacetoacetate hydrolase family protein, with the protein MKLVRYGALGQEKPGLIDKSGQLRDLSAHVKDLSGEAYSPASLSKLTALDPATLPAVSGSPRIGAPVTGISKFVAIGLNYVDHAKETGAQIPTEPIFFLKANTALSGPNDPVEKPRDSIKLDWEVEIAAIIGTRAKYVSEADALNHVAGYCVCNDVSERNFQLERLGQWTKGKSHDTFGPLGPWLVTKDEIPDVQKLSLWLDVNGKRRQTGSTSTMIFSMAKCIAYVSRFLTLLPGDVITTGTPPGVGAGMKPPQFLNVGDVVTLGIEGLGEQRQQIIEA; encoded by the coding sequence ATGAAGCTGGTTCGTTACGGGGCACTTGGCCAGGAAAAGCCCGGCCTGATCGACAAATCGGGTCAATTGCGCGATCTGTCGGCGCATGTGAAGGACCTCAGCGGCGAGGCCTATTCGCCGGCGTCGCTTTCAAAACTCACCGCCCTCGACCCGGCCACGCTTCCCGCCGTCAGCGGCAGCCCGCGGATCGGCGCGCCGGTGACCGGCATCTCGAAATTCGTCGCTATCGGCCTCAATTACGTCGATCACGCCAAGGAGACCGGAGCGCAGATTCCAACCGAGCCGATCTTCTTCCTGAAAGCCAATACCGCGCTGAGCGGCCCCAACGATCCGGTCGAGAAGCCGCGCGACTCGATCAAGCTCGATTGGGAAGTCGAAATCGCCGCCATCATCGGCACCCGCGCCAAATACGTCTCGGAGGCCGACGCGCTCAACCACGTTGCCGGCTACTGCGTCTGCAACGACGTGTCCGAGCGCAATTTCCAGCTCGAGCGCCTCGGCCAATGGACCAAGGGCAAGTCGCACGACACGTTTGGCCCGCTCGGCCCCTGGCTCGTGACCAAGGACGAGATCCCGGACGTGCAGAAATTGTCGCTGTGGCTCGACGTCAACGGCAAGCGCCGCCAGACTGGATCGACCTCGACCATGATCTTCTCGATGGCAAAATGCATCGCCTATGTCTCGCGATTCCTGACGCTGTTGCCGGGTGACGTCATCACCACGGGCACCCCGCCCGGCGTCGGCGCCGGCATGAAGCCGCCGCAATTCCTCAATGTCGGCGACGTCGTCACGCTCGGTATCGAGGGGCTCGGCGAGCAACGGCAGCAGATTATTGAGGCGTGA
- a CDS encoding MBL fold metallo-hydrolase, whose translation MHWNVGKVKITKIVELETIGSTRFILPLAGNEEIRKLPWLIPHFATEEGRLKMSIHALVVETPSRRIVVDTGLGNDKEGRNVPTWNNRNGPFLETMREAGFAPETIDTVLCTHLHVDHVGWNTTLAGGKWVPTFVNARYVFGRGEYEHWRDHSHEPSQAAVFSDSVKPIVDAGKADLVASDARLGDEITVIPTPGHSPGHMSILIESAGETALLTGDVAHHPCQMAHLGWSSTADSDPVQSVVTRRELFSRFADTPTLVIGGHYNAGHLKRDGDAFKFIALG comes from the coding sequence ATGCACTGGAATGTGGGCAAGGTCAAAATCACCAAAATCGTCGAGCTGGAGACGATCGGCAGCACGCGATTCATCTTACCCCTGGCCGGCAACGAGGAAATCCGGAAACTGCCCTGGCTGATCCCGCATTTCGCGACCGAAGAAGGCCGGCTGAAAATGTCGATCCACGCGCTGGTGGTGGAGACGCCGTCGCGCCGGATCGTGGTCGATACCGGGCTTGGCAACGACAAAGAGGGCCGCAACGTCCCGACCTGGAATAACCGAAACGGCCCTTTCCTCGAAACCATGCGGGAGGCCGGTTTTGCGCCCGAGACGATCGACACCGTGCTGTGCACGCATCTGCATGTCGACCACGTCGGCTGGAACACGACCCTCGCCGGCGGCAAGTGGGTGCCGACTTTTGTCAATGCCCGCTATGTGTTCGGCAGAGGCGAGTACGAGCACTGGCGCGATCATAGCCACGAGCCCTCGCAGGCGGCGGTTTTCAGCGATTCCGTAAAGCCGATCGTCGACGCCGGCAAGGCCGACCTCGTCGCCAGCGACGCCCGGCTCGGCGATGAAATCACAGTGATCCCGACACCGGGCCACAGCCCGGGCCATATGAGCATTCTCATCGAATCGGCCGGCGAAACGGCCCTGCTCACCGGCGACGTCGCCCATCACCCCTGCCAGATGGCGCATCTCGGCTGGTCATCGACCGCGGATTCCGACCCCGTCCAGTCTGTGGTGACGCGGCGCGAATTGTTCTCCCGGTTCGCCGACACGCCGACCTTGGTGATCGGCGGCCATTACAACGCCGGCCACCTCAAGCGCGACGGCGATGCCTTCAAATTCATCGCCCTGGGATGA
- a CDS encoding DUF3775 domain-containing protein, which translates to MPELAISAEKVGFLIEKTREFDAKEGATDPDSGSNGADDNMIDVLEDDGRDPVVREITGFINAMTEDEQIDLIALMRLGRGDGTIDDWDELRREAADGFSESAASDLLGEPLVSDYLAEGLDQFGLTWNDERTTPV; encoded by the coding sequence ATGCCAGAATTAGCGATTTCGGCCGAAAAGGTCGGTTTTTTGATCGAGAAAACCCGGGAATTCGATGCCAAGGAAGGCGCCACCGATCCGGATTCCGGGTCGAACGGCGCCGACGACAACATGATCGACGTGCTCGAGGATGACGGCCGCGATCCCGTGGTGCGCGAGATCACCGGCTTCATCAATGCCATGACCGAAGACGAGCAGATCGACCTGATCGCGCTGATGCGGCTCGGCCGCGGCGACGGCACCATCGACGACTGGGACGAATTGCGCCGCGAGGCCGCGGACGGATTCAGCGAGAGCGCCGCGAGCGATCTGCTCGGCGAACCCCTGGTCAGCGATTACCTCGCCGAGGGGCTCGACCAGTTCGGCCTGACCTGGAACGACGAGCGGACCACGCCGGTGTAA
- a CDS encoding NADPH:quinone reductase: MKAVWYERTGAAADVLTFGEMPTPVAGPGEVLIRLEASGVNPADVGRRAGSYRAMEFSRVIPNSDGAGIIEQLGDGVTRFDIGQRVWLFNGQRNGRAFGTAAEYIALADYLVTPLPDDVSFAAGATLGIPCMTAWSCLFGDGSIAGQTVLVTGGAGAVGHYAVQLAKAGGARVIATVSSAIKDMEARLAGADLVVNYKTDDVVAKVMDFTEQRGVDRVVDVDFGGNIATTLKLMAMNSTIAVYATNGNRSPTLPMRELMEKCIALRALVLFALPPPLLATAQADISKWLSAGPRIHNIAAQFPLSQTAQAHLAVEKGDKLGTVVVDCARA; this comes from the coding sequence ATGAAGGCCGTCTGGTACGAGCGAACAGGTGCGGCGGCCGATGTCCTGACCTTCGGCGAGATGCCGACGCCGGTGGCGGGCCCCGGCGAAGTCCTCATCCGGCTGGAAGCTTCCGGCGTCAATCCGGCCGATGTCGGCCGCCGCGCCGGCAGCTATCGCGCGATGGAATTTTCGCGCGTGATACCGAACAGCGATGGCGCTGGAATAATCGAACAGCTCGGCGACGGCGTCACCCGGTTTGATATCGGTCAGCGGGTCTGGCTGTTCAACGGCCAGCGCAACGGCCGCGCCTTCGGGACCGCGGCCGAATATATCGCGCTCGCTGATTATTTGGTGACGCCGTTGCCGGACGATGTTTCCTTTGCGGCCGGCGCCACGCTCGGCATCCCCTGCATGACCGCGTGGTCCTGCCTGTTCGGCGATGGATCGATCGCGGGCCAGACGGTGCTGGTCACCGGCGGCGCCGGCGCCGTCGGACATTATGCCGTGCAATTGGCGAAGGCGGGCGGCGCGCGTGTGATCGCGACCGTCAGCTCGGCCATAAAGGATATGGAAGCACGCCTTGCCGGCGCTGATCTCGTCGTCAACTACAAAACCGACGACGTCGTTGCAAAAGTCATGGATTTCACCGAGCAGCGCGGCGTCGACCGCGTGGTCGATGTCGACTTCGGCGGCAACATCGCGACGACGCTGAAGCTGATGGCGATGAATTCGACGATTGCCGTCTACGCCACCAATGGCAATCGCAGCCCGACATTGCCGATGCGCGAATTGATGGAGAAATGCATCGCGCTGCGCGCACTGGTGCTATTCGCGCTGCCGCCGCCTTTGCTGGCGACCGCTCAGGCCGATATCTCCAAATGGCTCTCAGCGGGTCCACGCATCCACAATATCGCCGCGCAGTTTCCATTGTCGCAGACCGCGCAGGCGCATCTCGCCGTGGAAAAGGGTGACAAGCTCGGCACCGTCGTCGTCGACTGCGCGCGAGCATAG
- a CDS encoding SDR family oxidoreductase → MDLGIKGRRAIVCASSKGLGRACAIALANEGVHVTLTARGAEALAKTAGEIRKANPTVTVTEIVGDITTPAGREAVLKACPEPDILVNNAGGPPPGDFRNWTRDDWIKALDANMLTPIELIKATVDGMMARKFGRIVNITSAAVKAPIEVLGLSNGARTGLTGFVAGIARKTVINNVTINALLPGPFDTDRLRGAVAKAEAERRGITVDQLLAERAKQNPAGRFGDPEEFGLACAFLCGAKAGFITGQNILLDGGAFPGTL, encoded by the coding sequence GTGGATCTTGGGATCAAAGGCCGCCGCGCCATCGTGTGCGCATCGAGCAAGGGATTGGGACGGGCCTGCGCGATCGCGCTGGCGAATGAAGGGGTGCATGTCACGCTGACGGCGCGCGGTGCGGAAGCGCTGGCGAAGACCGCGGGTGAGATACGCAAGGCCAATCCGACCGTCACCGTGACCGAAATCGTCGGCGACATCACGACACCCGCGGGACGCGAGGCCGTCCTAAAGGCCTGTCCCGAGCCGGATATCCTCGTCAACAATGCCGGCGGCCCGCCGCCCGGCGATTTCCGCAACTGGACCCGCGACGACTGGATCAAGGCGCTGGACGCCAACATGCTGACCCCGATCGAGCTGATCAAGGCGACGGTCGACGGCATGATGGCCCGCAAATTCGGCCGCATCGTCAACATCACTTCCGCCGCGGTGAAGGCGCCGATCGAGGTCCTGGGACTGTCCAACGGCGCGCGCACCGGCCTCACCGGCTTCGTCGCCGGCATCGCGCGGAAAACCGTGATCAATAACGTCACCATCAATGCCCTGCTGCCGGGGCCTTTCGACACCGATCGGCTGCGCGGCGCGGTCGCGAAGGCGGAAGCGGAGCGGCGCGGGATCACGGTGGATCAGTTGTTGGCAGAGCGGGCCAAACAAAATCCCGCCGGACGCTTTGGCGACCCCGAGGAATTTGGGCTCGCCTGCGCGTTTCTGTGCGGCGCCAAGGCCGGCTTCATCACCGGCCAGAACATCCTGCTCGACGGCGGCGCGTTCCCGGGCACGCTCTAA
- a CDS encoding CvpA family protein, whose translation MNGFDAAVYLGLAIAVVTGFNAGLLRSAVTILAYLIAMPIAAWAMTFVAPAIGSQPGTPLLENAPILFGIFLATGIGLGKLMRIALDETMGTEPGLGDRLAGAALGAVRVGLIATTVVLMFDTLVPSERQPAYLAASRLRPLLSVAGQRGFQSLPPDVVAYIDRLRKDQRI comes from the coding sequence ATGAACGGTTTCGACGCCGCGGTCTATCTGGGATTGGCCATCGCCGTCGTCACCGGCTTCAATGCCGGCTTGCTGCGCAGCGCGGTGACGATCCTCGCCTATCTGATCGCGATGCCGATCGCGGCCTGGGCGATGACATTTGTTGCCCCGGCGATCGGCAGCCAGCCGGGCACGCCGCTGTTGGAAAACGCGCCGATCCTGTTCGGGATTTTCCTCGCCACCGGGATCGGGCTCGGAAAACTGATGCGAATCGCGCTCGACGAAACCATGGGAACGGAACCAGGCCTCGGCGATCGCCTCGCCGGCGCGGCGCTCGGCGCGGTACGCGTCGGCCTGATCGCGACCACGGTCGTGCTGATGTTCGATACCCTGGTGCCATCGGAGCGCCAGCCGGCGTATCTTGCCGCTTCGCGGCTGCGGCCGCTGTTGTCGGTCGCCGGCCAAAGGGGCTTTCAGTCGCTGCCGCCGGACGTCGTGGCCTATATCGACCGGCTCAGGAAAGACCAGCGGATTTGA
- a CDS encoding GMC family oxidoreductase: MTDTFDFVVVGGGSGGCAVASRLSEDPNTSVALLEAGGECDNWVVTSPGAMILMISGKVNNWAFDTVPQPGLNGRIGYQPRGKGLGGSSAINAMVYIRGHRSDYDHWAALGNTGWSYADVLPYFKRSEDNSELDGEYHGKGGPLHVTGLRSDNPVRETYLQAAREAQFRIRDDFNAEEQEGLGTYQVTQKNGERWSAARGYIHPHLGKRANLRVETQARATRILFERNRAIGVEYLQGKETKQIWARREVILSSGTFQTPQLLMLSGIGNSAALAKHGIATTHHLPGVGQNLQDHPDFVFGFTSDAPYFAGLSFGGIARIFKGIAQYRRERRGPMTSNVAECGGFLKTRPDLDVPDIQLHFCMAMVNDHGRKPRWGTGFSCHVCLLRPHSRGSVWLQSADPLAAPAIDPNFLGEEADLDTMVAGFKTTKRLLDAPALKALQTSDVFTAGIETDADIRKILRERVDTVYHPVGTCKMGTGDPLAVVDPKLKVHGLEGLRVVDASIMPTLIGGNTNAPTIMIGEKAADMIKAEMRAN, translated from the coding sequence GTGACGGACACATTCGATTTCGTGGTGGTTGGCGGCGGTTCCGGGGGCTGCGCGGTCGCGAGCAGGCTCTCCGAGGATCCCAACACGTCGGTGGCGCTGCTGGAAGCCGGCGGGGAATGCGACAATTGGGTCGTGACGTCGCCAGGCGCGATGATCCTGATGATCTCCGGCAAGGTCAACAACTGGGCCTTCGATACGGTGCCGCAACCGGGTCTCAACGGGCGCATCGGCTATCAGCCGCGCGGCAAGGGGCTCGGCGGCTCGTCGGCGATCAATGCCATGGTCTATATCCGCGGCCACCGCAGCGATTACGACCACTGGGCCGCGCTCGGCAACACCGGCTGGTCCTATGCCGACGTGCTGCCCTATTTCAAGCGCTCGGAGGATAATTCCGAACTCGACGGCGAGTATCACGGAAAAGGCGGCCCGCTCCATGTCACGGGGCTCCGCTCCGACAATCCAGTGCGGGAGACCTATCTGCAGGCCGCGCGTGAGGCGCAATTTCGCATCCGCGACGATTTTAATGCCGAGGAGCAGGAGGGGCTCGGCACATACCAAGTCACGCAAAAGAACGGCGAGCGCTGGAGCGCGGCGCGCGGTTACATTCACCCACATCTGGGCAAGCGCGCGAACCTGCGCGTCGAGACCCAAGCGCGGGCCACCCGCATTTTGTTCGAGCGTAACCGCGCGATCGGCGTCGAATATTTGCAAGGCAAGGAGACCAAACAAATCTGGGCCCGCCGCGAGGTGATCCTGTCCTCCGGCACGTTCCAGACCCCGCAACTGCTGATGCTGTCGGGCATCGGCAACAGTGCCGCGCTGGCAAAACACGGCATCGCGACCACGCATCATCTGCCCGGCGTCGGGCAGAACCTGCAGGACCATCCGGATTTTGTTTTCGGCTTCACCTCCGACGCGCCGTACTTTGCGGGGCTGTCGTTCGGCGGCATCGCGCGGATCTTCAAGGGGATCGCGCAATATCGCCGCGAACGGCGCGGACCGATGACCTCCAACGTCGCCGAATGCGGCGGCTTCCTCAAAACCCGCCCCGACCTCGACGTGCCCGACATCCAACTGCATTTCTGCATGGCGATGGTGAACGATCATGGCCGCAAGCCGCGCTGGGGCACCGGCTTCTCGTGCCATGTCTGCCTGCTGCGGCCGCACAGCCGCGGCAGCGTCTGGCTGCAGAGCGCCGATCCGCTGGCAGCGCCTGCGATCGATCCGAATTTTCTCGGCGAGGAGGCCGATCTCGACACCATGGTTGCCGGCTTCAAGACCACAAAACGGCTGCTCGATGCGCCCGCGCTCAAGGCGCTGCAAACCTCCGACGTCTTCACCGCGGGCATCGAGACCGACGCCGATATCCGAAAAATCCTGCGCGAGCGCGTCGACACCGTCTATCACCCGGTCGGCACCTGCAAGATGGGCACTGGCGATCCGCTCGCCGTGGTCGACCCGAAACTGAAAGTCCACGGCCTCGAAGGCCTGCGCGTGGTCGATGCCTCGATCATGCCGACCTTGATCGGCGGCAACACCAACGCGCCGACCATCATGATCGGCGAAAAGGCCGCCGACATGATCAAGGCCGAGATGCGGGCGAATTGA